The proteins below are encoded in one region of Salvelinus alpinus chromosome 27, SLU_Salpinus.1, whole genome shotgun sequence:
- the LOC139556170 gene encoding mitotic checkpoint serine/threonine-protein kinase BUB1-like yields the protein MGVQLIESPSELIPDESTMWEARYNSLAACPNSTRDFSLSAHLVSTPFQNKAPYSWDFEQDQEHDQPRGFGGLEEVPFLRQPTKLSPIIEQSPPDGLPETGTECSMRAQGFAEQGTIVGEGLALAQRSLATCSMTEVQHHAPAALSFRDQTAPLTHAEASKPDWDVYVSPEQSLKPAFPLPQRAPVAEAFLSKSQIYALKSNFDVPTCPEKATTMSPFQSSSKFRMDSPMSPAPEVRYGMDILISPDQGSKVNMDVPMSPAAQGAAAVELVSDPWDEELISSLLSKLSTPLTSQPNFITWQCKVPSIAPKMTIKIGEGSLRVDCVLGQGAFATVYQATDLNTSEKMILKVQKPANPWEFYINSQLNARLQPSVRHLFNNIHSAHLFQNGSVLLGELYTCGTLLNAVNLYKNLSGKVIPQPLVIYFTVCILHMVEQLHHIHIVHADIKPDNFLLGERFLENKSFDQDNLDHGLSLIDLGQSIDMTLFPEGTAFNTKCMTSGFQCTEMQSGRPWNYQTDYFGIAGTVYCMIFGTYMQVTQEGGVWKTNAVFRRNPHSDLWTEFFHTLLNVPDCSSLPCLQSLRSRLSTVLQQNYSNKLPSLKTRLVIQLLESRKARR from the exons atgggagttCAGCTAATA gaatCTCCGTCGGAATTGATACCAGATGAGAGCACTATGTGGGAAGCACGCTACAACTCCCTGGCCGCCTGCCCCAACAGCACCAGAGACTTTTCACTGTCGGCTCACCTGGTCTCCACGCCCTTCCAAAACAAAGCTCCTTACTCCTGGGACTTTGAGCAGGATCAAG AACATGATCAACCCAGAGGCTTTGGGGGTCTGGAAGAAGTCCCTTTCCTACGACAGCCCACAAAACTCAG CCCTATCATAGAGCAGAGCCCACCTGATGGGCTACCTGAGACTGGCACGGAGTGCTCTATGAGAGCTCAGGGCTTTGCTGAGCAGGGCACCATCGTGGGAGAAGGGCTAGCCCTGGCCCAGCGAAGCCTGGCTACCTGCTCCATGACTGAAGTGCAGCATCATGCCCCGGCCGCACTGTCCTTCAGAGACCAGACTGCCCCCCTGACCCATGCTGAG GCCTCAAAGCCAGACTGGGATGTCTATGTGAGCCCAGAGCAGTCCTTAAAGCCAGCTTTTCCTCTCCCACAGCGTGCACCTGTGGCAGAAGCATTCCTTTCAAAGAGCCAGATCTATGCCCTCAAATCCAACTTTGATGTTCCAACTTGTCCAGAGAAAGCAACAACAATGAGTCCATTCCAGTCGTCATCAAAGTTCAGAATGGATAGTCCTATGAGCCCAGCTCCAGAGGTGAGGTATGGCATGGATATTCTTATAAGCCCAGACCAAGGTTCAAAGGTGAACATGGATGTGCCCATGAGTCCAGCAGCACAAGGGGCAGCGGCTGTAGAGCTGGTCTCCGACCCCTGGGATGAGGAGCTGATTTCCTCCCTGCTCTCCAAGCTGTCCACGCCACTCACCTCACAGCCTAACTTCATCACCTGGCAGTGCAAAGTCCCCAGCATTGCACCCAAGATGACCATCAAGATTG GTGAAGGCTCCTTACGGGTTGACTGTGTACTCGGACAGGGTGCCTTTGCCACAGTCTACCAGGCAACTGACCTCAACACCTCAGAGAAGATGATTTTAAAG GTGCAGAAACCAGCCAATCCGTGGGAGTTTTACATCAACTCTCAGCTGAATGCCCGGCTGCAGCCCAGCGTGCGCCACCTCTTTAATAACATCCACTCTGCCCACCTCTTCCAGAATGGTAGCGTGCTATTGGGCGAGCTCTACACCTGTGGCACCCTATTG AATGCTGTAAACCTGTACAAGAACCTTAGTGGCAAGGTGATTCCCCAGCCTCTGGTGATCTACTTCACTGTCTGCATCCTGCACATGGTGGAACAGCTGCACCATATCCACATTGTTCACGCTGACATCAAACCAGACAACTTCCTGCTGGGAGAGAG GTTCCTGGAGAACAAGTCTTTTGACCAAGATAATCTGGATCATGGCCTCTCCCTAATTGACCTGGGTCAGAGCATTGACATGACTCTGTTCCCAGAGGGCACGGCTTTCAACACCAAGTGTATGACCTCTGGCTTCCAGTGTACAGAGATGCAGAGTGGGAGACCATGGAACTACCAG ACGGACTACTTTGGAATAGCTGGAACGGTGTACTGCATGATTTTTGGAACATACATGCAAGTGACACAGGAGGGTGGCGTGTGGAAGACAAATGCAGTATTTAGAAG aaATCCCCACAGTGATCTGTGGACAGAGTTCTTCCACACTCTGCTGAATGTACCTGACTGCAGCTCCCTGCCCTGCCTGCAGAGCCTGCGCAGTAGACTGAGCACTGTGCTCCAACAGAACTACAGCAACAAGCTGCCGTCGCTGAAGACCCGCCTGGTTATCCAGCTGTTAGAGAGCAGGAAGGCACGGAGATAG